In the Oncorhynchus gorbuscha isolate QuinsamMale2020 ecotype Even-year unplaced genomic scaffold, OgorEven_v1.0 Un_scaffold_4719, whole genome shotgun sequence genome, one interval contains:
- the LOC124028726 gene encoding plexin-A4-like has translation VHQEGELRALGRAPEVAWDIKQCVRLSVHPSNISVSQFSVTLILEAHNVPELSAGVNCTFEDLAEMDGLVEGNRIRCSSPAEKEVPRIIVDKADHQIVQLYLKSKETGLVFANTSFVFYNCSVHKSCLSCVRSPYQCHWCKYRHDCTHDPRTCSFQEGRVKKPE, from the exons GTGCACCAGGAAGGAGAACTGCGAGCGCTCGGCCGAGCCCCGGAGGTCGCCTGGGACATCAAGCAGTGCGTCCGCCTCAGCGTCCACCCCAGCAACATCTCCGTGTCCCAGTTCAGCGTCACG CTGATCCTGGAGGCCCATAACGTCCCAGAGTTGTCTGCAGGGGTTAACTGTACCTTTGAGGACCTGGCTGAGATGGACGGCCTGGTGGAGGGGAACCGCATCAGGTGCAGCTCGCCTGCCGAGAAGGAGGTGCCTCGCATTATCGTAGACAAAG ctgaTCACCAGATAGTTCAGCTCTACCTCAAGTCCAAGGAGACAGGCCTGGTCTTCGCCAACACCAGCTTTGTCTTCTACAACTGCAGCGTCCACAAGTC gTGTTTGTCATGTGTGAGAAGCCCCTACCAGTGCCACTGgtgtaaatacagacatgactgCACCCACGACCCACGCACCTGCTCCTTCCAGGAGGGACGCGTCAAGAAGCCAGAG